cccccaacccccaacccccacccccccatcccccacccacaccccccacccccacccccatccccccatccccactcccccccatccccactccccccccaaccccccactccccccatccccactccccccatcccccaaccccactccccccaacccccatcccccactcccccccatccccactccccccatccccatcccccactccccccccatcccccatcccccactccccccccatcccccatccccactccccccccatccccccactcccccccccatccccactccccccatccccattgcccccatccccatccccactcccccccatcccccatccccactcccccccatcccccatccccactccccccatccccactccccccatccccactccccccatccccactccccccatcccccatcccccatccccactcccccccatcccccatccccactccccccatcccccatccccactcccccccatccccactcccccccatccccactccccccatccccatcccccatccccactccccccccatcccccatcccccatcccccatcccccatcccccatcccccatcccccatcccccatcccccatccccactccccccatccccactcccccatcccccatcccccatccccactccccccatccccatcccccatccccactcccccatccccatcccccatccccactcccccccatccccactccccccatccccactccccactccccccatccccactcccccatccccactccccccatccccactcccccatccccactccccccatccccactccccccatccccactccccccatccccactccccccatccccactccccccatccccactccccccatccccactccccccatccccactgaccccatcccccatccccactgacccaatccccacacccccactcccccactcccccatccccactccccccatcccccctgccctgccccctgccccctgtcctgccctgtcccccctgccctgccccctcccccctgccctgtcccccctgccctgccccctgccccctgccccctgccccctgccccctgcccttgCCGACACAGTACCTGAGCTGATTAGCTGGTTGCTGTCGTACTGGTAGAGCAGGTCGTAGGTGCCACCGGTGGTGCCAGAGCTGAAGTAGTGGGTGCCAAAGTCCTCAAAGATGTGGCTGTACAGGGCATAGTTGTACTCCAGGGGCAGGCTGCCCAGGGCTTTCAGGAAGGTATCTGAGATCTGCAGGCCTGAGTCCTTCGTGGCAAACTCCGCAAAGGCGATGGTTTTGTGCACCCGGACGAATTTAGAGTTCTGAACGACAGCAAGACAGACAGAACTccatcacgcaccgtcacgcaccgtcacgcaccgtcacgcaccgtcacaaaccgtcacgcaccgtcacgcaccgtcacgcaccgtcacgcaccatcacgcaccgtcacacaccgtcacgcaccatcacacaccatcacacaccgccccgtcacacaccgcaccgtcacacaccgcaccgtcacacaccgtcacgcaccgtcacacaccgtcacacaccgtcacgcatcgtcacgcactgtcacacaccgtcacacaccgccccgtcacacaccgcaccgtcacacaccgtcacgcaccgtcacacaccatcacacaccgtcacgcaccgtcacgcatcGTCATGCACTgtcgcaccgtcacacaccgacccgtcacacaccgcaccgtcacacaccgtcacgcaccgtcacacaccatcacacaccgtcacgcaccgtcacgcatcGTCATGCActgtcacgcaccgtcacacaccacaccgtcacgcaccgtcacgcaccatcacacaccgtcacgcaccgtcacgcaccgtcacgcaccgtcacgcaccgtcacgcaccgtcacgcaccgtcacgcaccgtcacgcaccgtcacgcaccgtcacgcaccgtcacgcaccgtcacacaccatcacacaccgtcacacaccatcacacaccgcaccgtcacgcaccgtcacgcaccgtcacgcaccgtcacgcaccgtcacgcaccgtcacgcaccgtcacgcactgTCACGCACCATCACACaccacaccgtcacgcaccgtcacacaccgtcacgcaccgtcacgcaccgtcacgcaccgtcacgcaccgtcacacaccatcacgcaccatcacgcaccgtcacacaccgtcacacaccgtcacgcaccgtcacacaccgtcacgcaccgtcacgcaccgtcacacaccgtcacacaccgcaccgtcacacaccgtcacgcaccgtcacgcaccgtcacgcaccgtcacgcaccgtcaagcaccgtcacgcaccgtcacgcaccgtcacgcaccgtcacgcaccgtcatgcaccatcacacaccacaccgtcacgcaccgtcacgcaccatcacgcaccgtcacgcaccgtcacgcaccacaccgtcacgcaccgtcacacaccgtcacgcaccgtcacgcaccgtcacgcaccgtcacgcaccgtcacgcaccgtcacacaccgtcacgcaccatcacgcaccgtcacgcaccgtcacacaccgtcacgcaccgtcacgcaccgtcacacaccgtcacacaccgtcacgcaccgtcacacaccatcacacaccgtcacacaccgcaccgtcacgcaccgtcacacaccgtcacgcaccgtcacgcaccgtcacgcaccgtcacgcaccgtcacgcaccgtcacgcaccgtcacacaccacaccgtcacgcaccgtcacacaccgtcacgcaccgtcacgcaccgtcacacaccgtcacgcaccatcacgcaccgtcacgcaccgtcacgcaccgtcacgcactgtcacgcaccgtcacgcaccgtcacgcaccgtcatgcaccgtcacgcaccatcacgcaccgtcacacaccgtcacacaccatcacacaccatcacacaccgtcacacaccatcacgcACCATCACACactgcaccgtcacgcaccgtcacacaccgtaccgtcacgcaccgtcacacaccgtcacacaccgtcacgcaccgtcacacaccatcacgcaccgtcacacaccgcaacgtcacacaccgtcacaccgcaccatcacacaccatcacacaccgtcacacaccgtcacaccgcaccgtcacacaccatcacacaccgtcacgcaccgtcacgc
This region of Rhinoraja longicauda isolate Sanriku21f unplaced genomic scaffold, sRhiLon1.1 Scf001834, whole genome shotgun sequence genomic DNA includes:
- the LOC144591775 gene encoding complement component C6-like, yielding MPSNLLNFTLKKTVLEDDVTAMFYADAADYDTRVSNVNNLYDERSSTFKIPVLFSRKWTTTTTRKSSFKELIKASKKKNSKFVRVHKTIAFAEFATKDSGLQISDTFLKALGSLPLEYNYALYSHIFEDFGTHYFSSGTTGGTYDLLYQYDSNQLISS